The Buteo buteo chromosome 3, bButBut1.hap1.1, whole genome shotgun sequence genomic sequence TATCTTTTCACAGCTTGTCTTAAACTAGAGGCATGGTGAAGagattttaaacagttttacaAAGCTGCTTTGTACTAATGCCCttgctgcctttatttttgtcagaaattcttaagacaaaaaaagtaatttattttgaagtgatGGTGGCATGGGAAGTGGGAGACAAGATGTTATTGCAGGGGTTTTTAATTGTTTACTAACATAAATAGCAGTGAAGAGAATAAGTATTAAAATATCTAGTAGTGTTAAAATCCATATCATACTTACTGGTAGAATGCAGACCATACAAGTCATCATGCATTCATCCTAGAAATTCCCGTAGCTTTTCATATATTGAGGTATTTCTGAATTACAATGCCaggatttctttctgttgtctAGGAGATATCCAGGTGGGAATGATGGACAAGAAAGGACAACTGGAAGTAGAAATAATCCGAGCCCGTGGCCTTGTTGTAAAACCAGGTTCAAAGACACTGCcaggtaaggaagaaaaatcttagcAACAAGAATAGAGttctaccaaaaaaatccagcaaaaccCCAACTTCTGAGGCTTTACTGTTCAACTTACGTAAATTCTTAGCAAATTCACATATCTGTAGATGACAGTATTGTACAGTGAAATGCATAACAGTATACAAAAAATCAACCCTActtaaggaggagaaaaaaaatcagactggtGTTTGGGCtaccagaagacaaaaaagtatttcagtaacAGCAAATGCATTGTTGGTTATGCGGTAGAAAGGAAGGTATATACTGAAGATGTGATATAGGAATCTTAGGGCTGAAGAGGTTATCAACAAGAGGTGTGGAATAGGTAACTACTTGAAAAGTAGACCAGTATTTGCTACTTACTCCTTATTTTATAATCTGATGTCCTATAACACTATGTGAAAAGGACAATATAATGATATTTTTAGCAAGCTCTTCTGCCAAAGTAGAAATTGTGTCAGAGTCTTTTCTTCACTGATTTTCACCTTGTAGATAAATTGAAATTATTAACAATTTGGAGCATTGATCCAAATCTCTCCAAAGTCAATGCAAGTCATTCATTTACTTAACAGGCCTATTTTGCATACTGTACAGTATAGGGATACTATATATAGGAATATCTGATTTTCCAGGTCAGAATCTGAATTGTTTCATGGCAAGagagacattaaaaaagaagtaaagaaaaaattacaccatggagaaaagtaaaggaaatgCATGGATGCTTTGCATGTGAATAAATGTTAATATTGCTTGTGGAGATTTGTTCATATAAGTTATATATCCAGTAAAAGGCAGATTTTATCATATGGTGATAGAACAGCGCATCTGTTATGCAAGAAATCTGGACTTCTTTACTTactgttctttattttctttcttctaagcACCATATGTAAAGGTGTATCTATTAGAAAATGGAGTCTGCAtagccaaaaagaaaacaaaggtagCAAGAAAAACGCTGGAACCACTTTATCAGCAACTTCTATCATTTGAAGAAAGTCCCCAAGGAAAAGTTTTACAGGTAATTTGCATCAATATTCTTCCAAATCTGAAAACATCACCTGTACAGTTTTCACTGAATGAGTTTCAAACTTCCTTTCATGCTTCATGTGGCAAGTTCTGCTATCTCAAATACTTGTTGAGCAGATAAATACTACAGTAATAACTGTTGATGCAGGTAGAAAGTGCAGAGCAAAAGTTAGTTGTAGATTATTTTGCTTCTACTATATGTATGGGCTCCTTCTCTCACTGGGCTTTCTCTAGTATCATGGATAACTTCTCTGTTACTGCCCAGGTCATTTCTGTCACTGCATCATGATTAGTATACACAGAACTAAACTATGTCAGCAgtcaaatatttcattctttacTATAATTAAATAAGCAGAGACATTTGACGAATCAGATTGAAGCTGTCAtcatttttgctgaaatttttctattttcttgtgtttctttgctAACAGATAATTGTTTGGGGAGACTATGGACGTATGGATCACAAATCCTTCATGGGAGTGGCACAGATACTTTTAGATGAACTGGACCTGTCCAACATGGTGATTGGGTGGTTCAAactcttccctccttcttccctagTAGACCCAACTTTAGCTCCTCTCACTAGAAGAGCTTCCCAATCATCTCTTGAAAGTTCAACAGGACCTTCGTATGCTCGCTCATAGCAGCTGTGAAACTGTTGTCATAGCAACCAGcgttacaaaaaaaataaaattacaggtCGCAAACCCTGGTAACACTGCATGCTTAATGTTGTGTCTTCTGAGCCTGTTTCTAGGGCTGCAACGCGATCCTGTGTTCTCAAGGAAGTTGCACACATTGTGCCCTACGGAAGGCCCTCAGGTGAAGGACTGAAGTCATGAAGAACTGATAGGTTTGGAGTTCAGGGACACTCAGTTTTGGTCCAATCTGAAGCCATGGACTAAACTAAAAGAATCAATCTGTTTCATGCAACAAAAGTCCTTTTCAATGGCATATCTGTTTTGTTGCTCCCGTTTCTTTATTTATCTGCCCTGCCCTCCTAATGCTTGGTTATGCCACAGAAATGGAGTTACCCTCCCATGAAGCCATGTTACAAGTCAGTGGATTAGCAGACATTGGAAGCAAAGAAGAATGTAAGGATGCTAGAAAAGTCAACTGTCGTTTGAAACAGTTGCTGGAGATCCGAAAACTCTTCATACTGAAAAGGTTCAAGACTTAAAGTGGCGGGCTTCATACCTCCAGCTATAGATACAGTGAAACCCAGATATGATGgactctctgaaaaaaaaagttctgtggATATACTGTACTGTATGAaattaaagaaacttttttgcATGGACACAGATTTAGCTGAacacttaaattattttcttggggCTgcaacttgcaaaaaaaaaagaataaatcagcCATTTTCAacaatttatattatttttaaaaataaatttcactaGTGCATGGTTTTAAAGGGAAGAGAATGCAACAGGGTGATACAAAGACACACCACGTTTATCATTCTTTAAACCAGTCATGGTCTGTATTTTTGCagacatatattaaaaataaaaaataatttctagcaaatatttaaaattctgtttatgtGACAAGAAATAAGTGTaatatattaaatttatttaaatgtaaaaggtACAAGCCTTGTAAAGTTCAACATAATGTGCAAATTGTACACTTCTTTtacctcctcctttctctaTCTCTCCTCCCagtctcccttcttccttttgctctttctccccTCTACCTCCCAGGATGACCATCATATTCTAAAATGGCTACCTTTTGACTTATTACTCTCTTATGCCCCGTATTTGGTTCAGGGTTGCAGATtgttctgcatttctgaattatttgagaaaaatattgtttaagaacttactttttttcaagCATGTTGAAAAGGATTTTGCAACATGGCTTGGGAGTACATTAATGTAATTCAGCATGTATTTGATAAAGAAGATATTTGAACTTTTTGCAATTTATTGTACAGTGCATGgtaacttattttcattttttctcacCTTCAAATTGAATTCTACAGCAAAATACTGGAATCATGTGGCCATTGTAAGATGTCTtcaataaatttgttttcagcacCAGCATCTTTCATTCAAAGGTTGAACTATCATTTCTTGAAGGtttttggaaagaggaaaaatttaaGTACATGGTTGATTTttaggaaataaatttaaacacCTTTATTTGCACTAAACCAAATTAATTGCTACATTTTTGAGATTACAAAAGCAACAAAGGTTACTAATTCATACAGTTCTTCTGCTGTAAAGTTCAATTTTCATAAACTATTTGTGTTGCAAAAGACATGATTAGGTAATATCAGTCTGGAAAATATCAGTCTTTGGTTTGTAAAATAGCCTTAAAGAAAGCTTATCAGTACCACTCCGACAGCTATTTGACACCATTACCAGAACCCTCATTGCAGTCAGTGGATCTtcaaaaacctgtttttttgtAGCAGACAGTAACTACCGTTGGGTGGTGCTGCAAGTTCAAGCTTCTCcttaaatttcattatttaaaaggaatgtAACTGGCTAacatttaataacaaaatatcctttttttctggGTCTTTGTATGCCTTTAATACCTACTTAAGGTTTAATATTGAAACcttgtaataatttttgaaatacACATTACATTTACCTTTAGGGCCACACAGaattattctgattttatttgaaaatctaTTGAAGTTTCCCATTAAGAAATTGTACCTGCCTCATAAGAGGGCAAAAGTAATAACAGTATCACTTAAAATGCCTTTTACTTTGTGCAATATCATATAAATCAAGATTGTGTCTTGTCTTCAGAGTTTATATAATGGATTATTGTTAAGTTAATGGACAGACTggtaaaattatatttattgaaataatttagaCACCTGTCTACCAGCAGCAAATAAATACTACTAACATACAGTCTACAGTATCCCCTAggatattaaacaaaaatacatacGCATTTTCCTGATACTGTGGGATGTGCTCACACATTCTTGTATGCATAGTCCtagataaattatttcaaattttaaaatcaaggaCATGACGCATGGAAGGTTTGTACATACTTGTCATtatgcagtatttattttaaaaaaattaatgtatttttttttaattttcacatgTCTGCAACTCTACTTATGGTTTAGTCATGTAAATAGCACTATTCCAGTGATCACTGCTGTCTTGTACATAGTACGTTTTAAAACGTTAAAAGGAATTacagttgggggaaaaaaaaaaagggcagattAGGCCTGTAATGAACACCAACTAATGTAAATCAAACTCATTCTGGTGATGGTATTTAacactttaaataaaacattttctttacagaacTTGTGTGCAGCactttgttgcttttctctgagATGGTCGGCAGCATCCTTCAGCGGAGCTCGTGGCAAACGGCACATGcagctgaagaagcagcaagCTTTTCTTCTCCGAGCAGTGCTGCCAATGAAACGTCATTTTTAAGATAACACGTTCACGGCCAGAGGTTTTGGTACGGTGTGTGCAGGCAGGCCGGGGGATTGGTGGGAGGCTGGGTCTGCCCGTCCCCCAGCCAGGCGTCGGGCTCCGCGCTGCGGCCACGCTCCTGCTCTCATGTGCCGAAACAGGCGCAGAGCtccagggctggagctgcctcCAAGCTGCCACCCCGGGCTGCGAGGATGTGCTCTGTCTCCTATATAACCAGCACGCTGAACGTGCTGGAAGGGTGAAGTGCTGCTGCCGGCTGGCGTGGAGCAGCTGTGCCACCCGGTTAGGCTTCCAGCGTTTGAAACTGGGTGGCCACACTCAAGGGGGCTGTTGGGGGTGGCTGTGGATTGAACTCCCGTCCCGTGTCCGGGTGGGTGAGGAGGGCACTGCCCGGCCTTCCCAGGGCAACGCCAGCGGTGTTCCCTGCCCAGGTATGGTTCCTGCCACTAGGAAAGCTGTAGCCTTAGATTTTTAGCTGCTGGACTATAATATTAAACAGGTTGTTAAAAAGAGTAAGTGCGCAAGCTTCCACCCCGTCCCTAGATGCCACCTAATATTAGGTGCCTTTCTTCTATGAGCAGGGCACAAACGAGGACAGAGCAGCCAGGCGGcagtggtgctgctggggctgatGCAGCCTCTGCAGCAGGGAACAGGCGGTGGTCCAACACCTCTACAGCTCTGTGAGGGGCTGAGGGtggagatggggatggagatggtGGGAGCGGAGGCTTTTCTCTCTACCTGACTGCTCAGAGGCAGCATCAGCACAGGCTGTGGCGACGGGGCAAAACACAAGCACTGCCACTAAGTCGGGTACCTATGCCTTGGAAATTTACTGAAGGCTGAGACGCTGGCTGGCAGTTTGCACAGCAAAATGTGAGTATTCGTTTCCAAATACGAGGTGAAAGAAAAGCACTGTGGTACTGTCGTGAGATAAAACCACCAAGAAAGAAAGCAAGTGTATTTTGGGCAGAGCACTGGTGGGAACTCTGAAGAAGGAAACTCCCGTTTGGTGTACTGCATCTGAaagtggggtgctgggggatcAGACCCAAATTTCTGGTGTGTTAAACCAGTAACATCCCAGCAGGTCCCTCTTCTCCTCTGCTAATGCTGACATTGCTGTTGCAAGGGTGACAGGGCAGACGGGTACCTGGGTTGGAGCTGGGCTGTGATGGCGGGTGAAGCTGCCCCGTACCCTGGAGGACATCACCTCCAGCCCAGTGGTGGGCAAACCCACCTCCTCCCACAGCTCAACACGCCAGAGCTCATCTGCCTTTGGCACTCCGTAGAAATAAACACAATTACACTTCACAAATGCTTGAGAAGGTGTGCTGATACAGCTGTACAGGCCCCCAAAAGCCACAATATACTACTTTTCTAAAGggtccttttcttctttgagacAGTTTCTCCGGATTGCTTGCTGTTTCCCCTCACCAACACCTTCTTGCCCACCTCCCcttaatttcaaacaaaacaaaactgtagaTCGTTTCAATCTTAACAGTCCCGCTTTACTCATGACTACTAAGCATTGGCTCAGATGGTTATTCTGGAAAGTGTTTGTGCCAATAAAAAATGCGGTAAAACACTATGTCACCCTAATTGTGGGGCTTTTCTGCTGCCGTACCTTTACTGCAGGTCTTCAAGGCTTAAGTATTGAGATGATCTTGCCATGTTGAGGGTGAGTGTGGGGCCAGCACGTGCTAACCAGTACATCATTGCATTCTTGTAGCCTCCCACTATCAAATAGCTGTTCTCAACTGTattactaatttaaaaataagtgtttttaCACAGAAGGTTAAATACCAATGCTTTAATATGACATAAAAGTTAACGAAGCATTAGATTTCACAGCTTCCTCACAAAGTTAGGTAATGCTGTGAGGGAGTCTAGAGCAGTTCATATTTGTTTCCTTAGCTCATACCTCTGTGCAATTCTCACCTCCCTGTCACCCAAGCAGCAAAGAGCAGACACCAGAGCTGTAGGTCTTACAACAATCTTCCAACTGTGACTACTCTCTCTGTCCCTTCCTTGGCAAGTATTTAGAGTGAGCCTTTATCAGGAGCAAGCAGCtctgtgagaaagaagatgcaCATATTCCCAGGCAAGAATGGCCCGCATTTAGGACAGATTAATGGGATCTAGCTTTAGCTGGCAAAAATTAAAGCTATATGCTACTAATACCAAAGATAAATTAACTTCTGGAATTATTGGTTTAATACCTGCCTATTTTAGCTGTCTTGTTTAGGATGGGGTGAGTCACTCTGGGGAGATCAgattctctccctctcttcccgTTGACCACAGAGGCAGAAAGCGATGACTGGCTTGGGTTGAATGTCTAATTTCACAGCTGCTGAGCTTAGGAGAAGCGGACGCAGCCTCAGCAGCCAGCAATAAGAACAAAGACTCCATGGTCCTTCATTATCAAGTCCTATCTGAACTGCCTGTATAATTATCAGGTCtgagggcagcaggcagccgaTGACTGATGAGGGAGGAAATGGCTGGGAATTAATTTCCCAGATCTGACACACTGCCCTGTCAGGTCACTCTTCAGCCCAGCcccaggaagaaagagaagcagccaTATTAATTAAACCATAGGGCATTAATACCCCCAAATATATTTGACATGAGgtcacacagaaagaaaagagcatcCTCAATCTGCAGAAAGTGCATGACACAGGACTGAGGAAAAGTTTGTCATAAATGCCTGTCCTCTGTGATTGTTCCTGCAACCAAGAACAGTTTATTAAGTGCCATCCAAAATGTACATATTGCTGAACTGGTGTTGGCATGAAGATGGAATGGCTGAGTGGCACTGGATGCCATTAGCTTTATAGACGTGGAGGTTTAGGATACCTCAATGCAGTGGGAGTGGATTTGGCACCGGTAGACTATTTCGAGGGCAAGACTTACAAGGGGcggctgaggtcacttggctcattcagcctggagaggagaaggccGAGGGATGACCTCATCGCAGTCTACAGCTTCCTCaaggggggcagcggaggggggggtgctgatctcctctctggtgaccagcgatAGGACATGAGGAGGTGGAATGAAGCTGCGTCAGGGGGAGTTCAGATTGgtcattaggaaaaggttcttcaccgagagggtggtcggtcactgggacaggctgcccagggaagtggtcacggCACcgagcctgtcagagttcaaggagcgtCTGGacgatgctcttagtcatacggtttagttttaggtagtcctgcgaggagcagggatTTGGACCGGATGTTCCTTATggatcccttccaactcaagacattctatgattttatgattctgtgatttctcTGGACAGGTGTTAGCAGGACTAGTGTAAGAGTTGT encodes the following:
- the RIMS2 gene encoding regulating synaptic membrane exocytosis protein 2 isoform X42 is translated as MGRQTAAGGRAMQRSQSRSSLSASFEALAVYFPCMNSLEEEDGEAGGKKLRSTVQRSTETGLAVEMRNWMTRQASRESTDGSMNSYSSEGNLIFPGVRLAADSQFSDFLDGLGPAQLVGRQTLATPSMGDIQVGMMDKKGQLEVEIIRARGLVVKPGSKTLPAPYVKVYLLENGVCIAKKKTKVARKTLEPLYQQLLSFEESPQGKVLQIIVWGDYGRMDHKSFMGVAQILLDELDLSNMVIGWFKLFPPSSLVDPTLAPLTRRASQSSLESSTGPSYARS